The genomic segment ATAAATCAGTCTTTGCTAAATCTGAGGACATGCATCGAGATACTTCGAGAAAACCAAATGTGTGGCACAAACAAGGTATGTGCTGCCAAACTGAAGATGGACTCGGATTGCATTTCCTGATAAAATATGTAGGTAATGGACATTTTTCTCTTACAGATGGTCCCCTATCGAGACTCCAAAATAACCCACCTGTTTAAAAACTACTTCGATGGAGAGGGGAAAGTtagaatggttgtctgtgtcaaTCCCAAGACTGATGACTATGAGGAAACCTTGGTAACTTCACCCCGCCTTCttactttgtgtctttttaattaccccctttctttttttcttcttttttttttcctgacataTAACACATGCTCTGTTTGTGCAGCTGGTTATGCGGTTTGCAGAGATGACCCAAGAAGTGGAAGTGGCCAGGCCAGTGGACAGACCAATCTGTGGCTTTACTCCAGGCCGTCGTCATAGAAACCAGGCATTCAAAGACGAGCTGTCTCGCAGATTGGAAGAACGTGGTGGCCCCATAGATCCTGGTATGTGTGTGAAACACCCTGTTAATCAAATGATTAGCCTAATTGTAAGAACACTCAACCTTTTAACAAGAGCAACACCAAGTGTATAATAAGGGGTTTTCCACTTCTGCTAATTGTTGTTATATTCACTAATCACACTGGACACATTTTTGTGTGCTTCTAAATTTAGATGAAACCAAGGTTGGATGGCATTACCGtgacctccagtaacactgaggAATCTTGGGAGTAATTTTTGACCAGAATATGTCCTTttttgcacatattaaacaaatatgtaggactggtTTCTTGGATTTGTGCAATAGCTCTAAAATCAAAGAGattagttcatgcatttatgacTATGACTCTTGTAATTCATTATCTACTTGTCCCAAaagctccctgaaaagccttcagttgatccagaaCTCTGCAGCGAGAGTGCCAACAGCATCTCAGAAGAGGgtgcatttgtttttgtggaaccagctcccagtttgaatTTGAGACACcctctttctgcttttaagattaggcttaaaactttcttaTAGTTTGGTGTGGATCAGATGACCATAAACCGTCCCTTAATTATGCTGCTtggttatgctgcaataggcctaggctgctgtAGACTTCCCATTATGCACTCAGCAATCTTCTTCACTtacctcttttcactctcttccacagcacatCTTTTATGCTGTCTCCCTCCACTCATTCCTATTCCTATTAAATGGaagttttcctttccactgtcatcAGTTGCTTGTGAATTGTGTCTTAAACAATCAGAAATGTCAGGATAATGTATCATTTTTCTAAAATTACAACAATGATTTAGATGATACTTCAAAATATGAGCCCAAATTAGATGGCTGCACAGTGGCAAGTCTTGCTTTTAGAAGGGCTTTTCATTTTATCATCTCAAGGAGAATTGTAGttgggggtggctgtagctcagggggAAGAGCAGACCATCTGCTAATCGGAATGCTGGTGATTCGAACCCTGGCTGCTTCAGTAtccatgccaaatatccttgggcaataTACGAACCCCACTCTGCtaatgcatccattggagtatgcTTGTGTGTGACTGTTAGATAGAAAACCATTGCATAGAAATTAATGTGTTTGAATGGGTgaataaagcgctttgagtccTCATAGTACAAAACCGCTATATAAGAAACAGTCCATTTACCGTGGTTAAATTTAGCAACATTTAATGTATTATTCAGCCTTGTATTCACACTTTTAGATAACTCTGACAACTTACTATGTGTAaaggtttaatttgattttaatttgaaGATGAGTAAATGCATATAATTACAGTTTATTTTCCAAGAAGTTCTTTGGaaacaaaacatgcaaattAACAGACAAGCTAAACTCTTGCAAACATAATTTCCATCAAAATTAAACAGAATTAATCTGAACTACTTCTGTGTCAGTGTTTTAACAGTGGGGTATTGTGTATGATGATTATTAAAAAGTACACAATTGCTTTAAGGACATGTGATTCTTTGTCTTCTGTAGACATGCCTGCTGCTGCAAACCCTCTGATCCTCAGTCTCCCATCTCTACCCTCCTGCGAGCTGACTGACCCACACGATGACATCACCCTGCCCAGGTTGATTGAAGCCCTGAAGAACAGGCAGAGAGTCAAGCAGATGCTGATTGAAGACTGCAGTAAAACAGGTGTctgttctctttctttctttctttctttctttctttctttcttttttagctcACCTGATACTTTTGGGCTTTGAAGGATCAGTTTTGgaatacttttctttctcttgGCTCACATTTCTCTTGATGTTATTTCAGCCAACATGATCAAGTCTGTGCTTCAGGAACTGGATACCGGCCTAATTTCCAAAGACAACTTTATTCAGGAACAAAACGGCAAACTGTTAGAGAAAGACAGAATCATCCAAGGCAACAAAGCAGAGATTGAACGTTTAGAGAAGAAATCAAAGATGCAAGAACACAAGGTGGGAGACTAATCCATTCACGCTGCAGATTTGAAGGttgtcacttttttcttttcttatgtcTCACATGTCTCTGTTTCAGATTGACATCCTGCAGAAAACAACTAAAATCTTTGAAGATGACAAGCGCTCGCTGCAGCATGAGCTGGGAACCAGAGAGCAgaggctgcagagggagctgtcAGAGAAGAGACGCATGGAGCAGCGCCTGCATGGCGTGATCTCGGACACCCAGTTCAAGTGGGAGAAAGAATGTGTGAGTttcaaatatcttttttttttccccccttttattCAACAATATATAGATTTTTCAATAAAGaccacaaacaaaaaagagaccTACTTTGGTAGTAAGATCTAAATTTTACACACATTTCAGTTTTGCAAACAGCCCTTGTTGGtcattgttttagtttttatagtGGAAGCTAATTTGTCTTATTCACGCAACTTGGATAATATTGCATTTGAACATTTTGCAATATCCTCACTGTGCAGGAGAGACGTGTTAATGCACTGCAGCTTGAGATGCAAAATAAGCTGTGGGTGAAAGACGAAAAGCTGAAGCAGCTCAAGGCCATCGTGACAGAGAGCAAGACTCCAGGTCGCCCTGAACCTCCACCCCGTCAGACGCAGCCACAGCCACAGCCACAGCCTCTACCACAGCATCAGCCCCGTTCTCAGCGACCCTCCAAAGAGGACCGCCTACCACCAAAGAGATCAGCCTCACCCTCACCTGTCCCTGTATGTTGTGCTTAAAAACCTTAATGATGAATGTTTTTAAGGGAGTTGAATGGTATTCTGCTGCACTCGTCTCTCTTAATCTACTAACATCACTAATCCCAGTGCCACAGCAGCAGGCAGGTTATCACAAACACCTCATGCATATGATCATGTAGTCCTTCAGCAGTTAACTACCACTGTGAAACTGAGGAAATTACATTTCTGGTGAATGTGTAAAAGAGTTATTTTGATGCTGTAGATTTCTCAGTAGGTTAGTCTAAATTGATTGGTCTGAATCTATAGTTTGAAAAATCAAAGATAATAAATTTACAACAAAtaagtaaaactgtaaaatgaatTAAGTTGCAGATAAATTTGCATCAACTCACAGATCATTTTAGCTCAGCTTTGGTAAATATACATTTCAGTGTTCATGTTTTTCACCGGTTCTTTGTACCTTATGTAGTGTACTTTACTTAGGTACATAAAGTGGTTGCTGTATTTGATTACATTAGACTGTAAATGTGTCCCGTTCCTATAACATCTCATTTTTGCATGTCTAACTGTGACCGTTTAGTCTTTCCATTTCACTCTCCAGTGCCCAGTCGATTCCCCTCACGTCAGTCCAAAGCCAGAGTCACAGTCAGGCAGTGCTGCTAGCGATGAGGAGGATGAGATGAACCCAAGGCCCGTCTGCCCCGTCCCCAGCAGAAGTACCTTTTTGTCTGTGGCTAGATCTGCACGTGAGGAGCAGGCAGCTCAGGACAGCATGCAGGATTACAGTTCCCCTAGTACACCCACAAGAACACTCACAAGACCCCAGGCTTCAACGGGCACTTCGGTCAGCCTGGCCAGGAGGAGAGCTGTGTGCTTGAGCAGAGTGGATGAGAGAGACTGCTTCCCTTCCCCTTCGTTTCATGTAGACCTAATTGAAAGAAGTTACAGGGTCAGTGAGTTAGCTAAAGGCAGCAGCATGAGGTTGTGACGTGTCAGGACTTTGGTTCCTACAAGTTTAGGGTGTGGGGTATCCCGCCCCCCCAAAATGTATAAGTTTCATGATTTCTTTCGTCAAGCTTCATAATGCTTTGTCaagttctgtgtttttgttcacgTTTTCCCATTGATCTGTTCAGACGACAACACCAGTACGCCCGCTGCACCGTCGTTCCCGCTCTGCTGGTGGGGAGAAGTGGGTGGACCACAAGCCATCGTCAAGCATGGACTTGGGCACAGTTTTGCAGCCGGTCATCCCCAACGCCATCCAGGTGTCGGCACCCAGCGAGAAGGCTCTGTCCAAGTGTGACAGATACGTGCTAACGCACCAAGAAGTTGCCTCCGACGGCGAGATACAGACCAAACTTATAAAGGTCAAGTATGCAGCACAGCATATTACTGACATTCAGAATGATATATTTGGTTGCACTTCCTTACTCACGCAGACATTACATTTATATTAGCAAGTTTTCAGCAAACCAGCAGCATATTTGCCAACTTGAGTTTGAGTCAGTTTGGTTTTGTAGCTGTTTGTTTGACACTTTGCTCGAATAAGTTTGTCAGTTTTAAGAAGTGAATTTAAATAATTGCATGATTGTAGTAGTGTGCATGCTTATCCTTAGAAAGGAAACTCTTGTGATGGTTAAATTACTGATGACAAGAAGGGCTTCGCActgtattaaatattaaataataacaaagttATCTAATGGTGgttctctttgttttgtttttttttcctttagggCGAGGTCATCAAAACAAGAGGAGGCGGGCAAGCTGTCCAGTTCACTGACATTGAGACACTGAAACAGGAGCTCACTACAGTCCCAAGGTAATAACTTGTAACCTTAACCGAATGTTTAACAAAGGGCTTGTAcaggtgcttgaaatccttaaacgcttgaattttaatattgtcttttcaaggtttgaaaagtggTTAAATTTCAGATGTGTTGCTTGAAACTGCTTGTAACTGCAtttcattcaccacaaataactatCGGAAcagttttcttattttcttaaaatgaGTTGCAATgtgtaaaagcaaaatttctCTGCCTTGCACCTCTGCATGTCAATCTGTTTCAATGTGTGTATTAATAATTTATAATATTACAGACAGCATGTAGTTAAACATCTTACAGTTAGTTTTATtgggaataaataaaaaaaaacctatttTTTTGTGTCATATAGGAAATGAGCATCAATATCTGATGAGAAGACTTATTAAATTGGGCTTACAAGTTGATTTATTCACATTTGTACATCTtaatttttaagtgaaatgtgcGTTTTGAGTTTATACACTTTATGTATGTCTGTCTGTATGTCTGTCTGTATGTCTGTCTGTATGTCAAACTTTtccttttgcagtatttttgtgtAGTACGTTTTTCTATGTTTTAACAAAAGGGGAACAAAGGCATTTAAACTTGGTGGTTGGTGTTATTATTTCCATTCTTGAATGTTATAAGTATATTTCACTCTGTAATAACAGGATAACATAAAACTGGGGTTTGCTTTCTGTGCTGGCCTTGTTCTAGAGTCTGTCTTTGACTGAGATCAACTTGACAGCTCAGTTGAGGAAAGACGTCCCTTATTCTATGTAATTCATAACAGCAGGACACAGCATCGGACATTTTGATTATCATATTTCACTACTGTTGTCAGTTTTGaatccagtttaaaaaaataataataatattgttaataattttacataCATTACCTAACGTGCTTCCTGAGTCTTACATTTTCTTAAGTTGTTAAATATGATTCCAAACTGCTGAAGATGTACTCTTGTTTTTACATATTGTTCTCTAAAGGCGGAAGAGAAAGTCTTCAGAAGGCATGTCAGCCAGTGGAGATGGAGCTTTGACTGATGTGGAGACGAGGGTAAGCTGATTTAAAAAATTCTCCTTCTAGTATCAGAATCGAGGCTGAGCTATTCAGAGCACTTGTAAACAGATTTAGGTCCTAATTTTGTCCCTCTTCTCAGTGCTCTGTGGCTGTGGAGATGAGGGCTGGATCAAACATGGGACCTGGATATGAGCATCATGCAGTCACCAAGTAAGCTGTCAACTTTCTGCCTCTGAGTAAAGTGTTGTTTTCACTAGAATACATAACTACAGATTCTGATTTACTCGGTTTTCTTTTACAGGCGCAGAAAACCCTAAAAGCTCCTGACAGATCAACAGTGACCACTCCCCTTTATCCTCACCTGGCTGTTGTGCAATAGTCTGAcctctgtttttatatttagttCTAGTGATGATATTTAAATGCTTTCcatctttttatataaatatgcaGAAGAGTGTATACATAGGTCACCAAAGCTTGTTGTGTAAAATAACTATCTATTTACTCAGATATATGCATCTTTAGTTACTGTGGCTCTACAgctaaaaaaaattctgtttgcACATATGTTACTCTGCACACGAGTTATTATAAAcctccacagtaatgaattttGTCTCCTGCATACAATTTGTCTGATTTTGGTGAATTAAACTGAGCTTCAAGTTTGGAAAAAGTGTATTTGTCTACATTTTACACCTTTATCACTTTtcttcactgaaaaaaaatgcaatagtGTGGTTGTTGAATTTGCATATAAGGATTTCACATATCCAGGTTGATTAATTTCAATTTTCCATCTAAACATAATTTAGTCTTTTAATGTTCACATATTAATGATGTTCAGTCTATTAGATTAGAGCATATGTTCCGCTGCCCCTTAGGTGCTATAAATGCCAAAGATATGGACACATCAGTTTGCAAATGGGAAAACAGGTGCCCCAAGTGTGGAGGTGAACACAGATATGAGGAATGTGGGGATAGTGTACAGGATAAATGCAGTAACTGTGGGGGGGGGGCAGCAAGGGGTAAGTTATGGGGTTGTGAAGTCAGAAGCCCATGGAGGTCAAACAAGGTAAAGTAGCTCACAACGTAAGTTACACAGAGGCTGTCAAGAGGGAACAGAAGGCAAAGGACGAAATAGGAAAGGTTCAACCGATGTCAACATCAGATTTAGTACAGACACATGGAACTCGTACAGGACTGACAGTGGAGAAGATGATTTTGTTTATTGCCGATGTTATAAATTGCATAGATCAAgtgagacacaaaacacagaaaaataaaataattgtgaAAGGAGCAGAGAGATTTTTTGGCATTAAAGATATATCTTGGGAAAATCTCAATAAAAGACTTGGAAGAGAGGGGTGGGTATGATTATCTTACAGTGGAACGCCAGAAGTTTGATTACAAATGGACAAGGGTTCAAAGAATTCatcaaaaaatgcaaaaagaaacCAGAAATAATCTGTATTCAGGAGACCTGGCTTAAACCTACTTTGGATTTTGTTATTAAAGGTTATGATGGTGTCTGAAGAGATAGAAAAGAGGGTAATGGAGGAGGATGTGTAACATTTGTAAAGCAAGGAACCCAATATAGAGTCCTAGCTATGGGAACACAGAATATTTTGTAATGAAAATCTGGCCAAGAAATGGCAGCATCAGAGTGGTCGATGTTTTGAATCCAGGTAACAAACTGTTATCAGTAGAGGAACTTTGCACATATTTAAGTGGAAAAGTAATTTGGTGTGGGGACTTTAATGCACACAGCACATTATGGGGTAATTGTAATGATCAGAATGGGGCAGTGATTGAGGGATTGATagagataataaaaaaaaattatgtgtGTCTGAATGATGGAAGTGGTACAAGAGTGAATGTTAGAACAGGTGCAGAATCAGCAAGTGACATTACATTAGTGTCAGACTCACTGGCAGGTATTCGTTCATGGCAGGTAATAAAAAAGACAACAGTAGGCAGTGACCATTATCCTATAATGACTGAGATAGAGCTGAGTGTAGAGAAACATAATATAGGGGGTGTGCAGAAGTGGTGTTTCAGTAATACAGATTGGGATACATTTAGATTAGTTAGTGAAATGCAAAAGATTGATATGAATGTCGGGGTTGGTGATTTAAATTATCCTATTTATAAGGCAGTTTTAGAGGCAGCAAACTGGGTGATAAAGAGGAAAGAAGGGAAAAGAAGATTGTATGTTGTTGGACAAAGGAGTGTGATAAAGTGGTTAAATAAAGCTTTCAAGTTATTAAAGAGGAATCGCAGTGTTCAGAATTTCATTGAATATAAAAAATTACAAGCTAAGCTAAGAAccattaaaaatgcaaagaggGACTTCTGGAGGAGTTTTAGTAATTCAGTAGGGAGGGagacaaaaaatacacaatgttTGGTCAATGATTAGAAGGATGAATGGTATAAAAAGGGAGCATGGATATCCAATCTTGAGAGATGGAAAGGCAACAGCAGTAAAAGATGAGGAAAAGGCAAAACCTTTGTTAAAATCCATAGTTCAGGCAATGTTAGTGAAGAAGGGCAAAGTGGAAGAGAAAAGACAACCATAAGGATTTACTGAAACAAGTAGAAGATACAGCTGGTTTATTAAATATTACTTTTACAAAGTCAGAATTGAATCGAGTTCTTCGGAAATCCAAATTATAAGCACCGGAAAAAGATCAGGTTTACTATATCATGACAAACCATCTTAGTGAGTCAGCTAAAGATCTTTTGTTAGAGTTATATAACAGAGTTTGGGGTGGTGGGAAACTGCTGCAAAGCCAGAAGGAGGCAGTGGTTGTGCCCATAGGTAAACCAAGAAAGGATGATAAAAATCCAGGAAATTACAGACCTATAGCTTTAATATCTAATGTCTGTAAAATAAATGTGCAGTTGATAAGACAAATACAATGTTATTTTTACAAGGAAAAGAGTTGGTGAGGAAGTCAAGCTAAAGTTATATGGTGAAGAGTTAGATATAAGGGTAACATGGGCTGTACACATTCAGAGAATAGTGGATAAATGCAAAAAGGTATTAAATATAATGAGATGTTTAGTTGGGGTGGACTCGGGAGTGGATAGGAAGTCTTTGAGGGCCATACACACTGGGTTGATTAGATCAGTGTTAGATTATGGATGTATAGCATATAATTTAGTGGCTGACACAAGTCTTTTAAAGTTAGACTTCAGTCAGTATCAGGCACTAAGACTCTGCACAGGTGCTTTTAAAACAACCCCAACAGCAGCTTTACAGGTAGAGATGGGTGAGATGCCACTAGGAATCAGAAGAAAACAGCTAACACTCAGTTACTGGGCAAATCTACAGGGACATGGACAGGATCACCCACAGAAGAGGTACTGAAACCTTGCTGGGAGAAAGTGCATTTAGTTTAAACTCGCATTCGAGTATTATAATTATGTACAAATATATACAGATGCATCAAAGAATACAGCCAGTCAAACCAGTGTAGCATTTGTTGATCCGCAGTTTAAAGTCAAAATAGGGAAATGGACCAATGATGGACTGTCGGTATACACTGGAGAAATGCTCACAATTCTGTTAGCTGTTCAGTGGATAGAAGACATGAGGCC from the Oreochromis niloticus isolate F11D_XX linkage group LG7, O_niloticus_UMD_NMBU, whole genome shotgun sequence genome contains:
- the kif23 gene encoding kinesin-like protein KIF23 isoform X3; the encoded protein is MTRHLKGKTPRRPPPKKPSSNQTDPVGVYCRVRPLGAEDEECCIEVISSTTIQMHTPEGFKTNRNGEYKETQYSFKKVFGVSVSQMELFEHVAKPLVDDLIHGKNGLLFTYGVTGSGKTFTMTGSPGQGGLLPRSLDMIFNSIGPYQAKRYVFKTDEKNGMEIQTEVDALLERQRRDNNFSVPKTPSTRLKADPEIADMIKPEEASKLDGVDDDSSYSIFVSYVEIYNNYIYDLLEETQEDAIKPKPPQSKILREDQNHIMYVAGCLEVEVKSAEEAFQVFWRGQKKRKVANTRLNRESSRSHSVFIIKLAQAPLDADGDNVLQDKNQISVSQLCLVDLAGSERTGRTGAEGTRIREAGNINQSLLNLRTCIEILRENQMCGTNKMVPYRDSKITHLFKNYFDGEGKVRMVVCVNPKTDDYEETLLVMRFAEMTQEVEVARPVDRPICGFTPGRRHRNQAFKDELSRRLEERGGPIDPDMPAAANPLILSLPSLPSCELTDPHDDITLPRLIEALKNRQRVKQMLIEDCSKTANMIKSVLQELDTGLISKDNFIQEQNGKLLEKDRIIQGNKAEIERLEKKSKMQEHKIDILQKTTKIFEDDKRSLQHELGTREQRLQRELSEKRRMEQRLHGVISDTQFKWEKECERRVNALQLEMQNKLWVKDEKLKQLKAIVTESKTPGRPEPPPRQTQPQPQPQPLPQHQPRSQRPSKEDRLPPKRSASPSPVPSFHFTLQCPVDSPHVSPKPESQSGSAASDEEDEMNPRPVCPVPSRSTFLSVARSAREEQAAQDSMQDYSSPSTPTRTLTRPQASTGTSVSLARRRAVCLSRVDERDCFPSPSFHVDLIERSYRTTTPVRPLHRRSRSAGGEKWVDHKPSSSMDLGTVLQPVIPNAIQVSAPSEKALSKCDRYVLTHQEVASDGEIQTKLIKGEVIKTRGGGQAVQFTDIETLKQELTTVPRRKRKSSEGMSASGDGALTDVETRCSVAVEMRAGSNMGPGYEHHAVTKRRKP
- the kif23 gene encoding kinesin-like protein KIF23 isoform X6, which produces MTRHLKGKTPRRPPPKKPSSNQTDPVGVYCRVRPLGAEDEECCIEVISSTTIQMHTPEGFKTNRNGEYKETQYSFKKVFGVSVSQMELFEHVAKPLVDDLIHGKNGLLFTYGVTGSGKTFTMTGSPGQGGLLPRSLDMIFNSIGPYQAKRYVFKTDEKNGMEIQTEVDALLERQRRDNNFSVPKTPSTRLKADPEIADMIKPEEASKLDGVDDDSSYSIFVSYVEIYNNYIYDLLEETQEDAIKPKPPQSKILREDQNHIMYVAGCLEVEVKSAEEAFQVFWRGQKKRKVANTRLNRESSRSHSVFIIKLAQAPLDADGDNVLQDKNQISVSQLCLVDLAGSERTGRTGAEGTRIREAGNINQSLLNLRTCIEILRENQMCGTNKMVPYRDSKITHLFKNYFDGEGKVRMVVCVNPKTDDYEETLLVMRFAEMTQEVEVARPVDRPICGFTPGRRHRNQAFKDELSRRLEERGGPIDPDMPAAANPLILSLPSLPSCELTDPHDDITLPRLIEALKNRQRVKQMLIEDCSKTANMIKSVLQELDTGLISKDNFIQEQNGKLLEKDRIIQGNKAEIERLEKKSKMQEHKIDILQKTTKIFEDDKRSLQHELGTREQRLQRELSEKRRMEQRLHGVISDTQFKWEKECERRVNALQLEMQNKLWVKDEKLKQLKAIVTESKTPGRPEPPPRQTQPQPQPQPLPQHQPRSQRPSKEDRLPPKRSASPSPVPTTTPVRPLHRRSRSAGGEKWVDHKPSSSMDLGTVLQPVIPNAIQVSAPSEKALSKCDRYVLTHQEVASDGEIQTKLIKGEVIKTRGGGQAVQFTDIETLKQELTTVPRRKRKSSEGMSASGDGALTDVETRCSVAVEMRAGSNMGPGYEHHAVTKRRKP
- the kif23 gene encoding kinesin-like protein KIF23 isoform X5, producing the protein MTRHLKGKTPRRPPPKKPSSNQTDPVGVYCRVRPLGAEDEECCIEVISSTTIQMHTPEGFKTNRNGEYKETQYSFKKVFGVSVSQMELFEHVAKPLVDDLIHGKNGLLFTYGVTGSGKTFTMTGSPGQGGLLPRSLDMIFNSIGPYQAKRYVFKTDEKNGMEIQTEVDALLERQRRDNNFSVPKTPSTRLKADPEIADMIKPEEASKLDGVDDDSSYSIFVSYVEIYNNYIYDLLEETQEDAIKPKWNGGGTPVRQNTELIPPQSKILREDQNHIMYVAGCLEVEVKSAEEAFQVFWRGQKKRKVANTRLNRESSRSHSVFIIKLAQAPLDADGDNVLQDKNQISVSQLCLVDLAGSERTGRTGAEGTRIREAGNINQSLLNLRTCIEILRENQMCGTNKMVPYRDSKITHLFKNYFDGEGKVRMVVCVNPKTDDYEETLLVMRFAEMTQEVEVARPVDRPICGFTPGRRHRNQAFKDELSRRLEERGGPIDPDMPAAANPLILSLPSLPSCELTDPHDDITLPRLIEALKNRQRVKQMLIEDCSKTANMIKSVLQELDTGLISKDNFIQEQNGKLLEKDRIIQGNKAEIERLEKKSKMQEHKIDILQKTTKIFEDDKRSLQHELGTREQRLQRELSEKRRMEQRLHGVISDTQFKWEKECERRVNALQLEMQNKLWVKDEKLKQLKAIVTESKTPGRPEPPPRQTQPQPQPQPLPQHQPRSQRPSKEDRLPPKRSASPSPVPTTTPVRPLHRRSRSAGGEKWVDHKPSSSMDLGTVLQPVIPNAIQVSAPSEKALSKCDRYVLTHQEVASDGEIQTKLIKGEVIKTRGGGQAVQFTDIETLKQELTTVPRRKRKSSEGMSASGDGALTDVETRCSVAVEMRAGSNMGPGYEHHAVTKRRKP
- the kif23 gene encoding kinesin-like protein KIF23 isoform X4, giving the protein MTRHLKGKTPRRPPPKKPSSNQTDPVGVYCRVRPLGAEDEECCIEVISSTTIQMHTPEGFKTNRNGEYKETQYSFKKVFGVSVSQMELFEHVAKPLVDDLIHGKNGLLFTYGVTGSGKTFTMTGSPGQGGLLPRSLDMIFNSIGPYQAKRYVFKTDEKNGMEIQTEVDALLERQRRDNNFSVPKTPSTRLKADPEIADMIKPEEASKLDGVDDDSSYSIFVSYVEIYNNYIYDLLEETQEDAIKPKWNGGGTPVRQNTELIPPQSKILREDQNHIMYVAGCLEVEVKSAEEAFQVFWRGQKKRKVANTRLNRESSRSHSVFIIKLAQAPLDADGDNVLQDKNQISVSQLCLVDLAGSERTGRTGAEGTRIREAGNINQSLLNLRTCIEILRENQMCGTNKMVPYRDSKITHLFKNYFDGEGKVRMVVCVNPKTDDYEETLLVMRFAEMTQEVEVARPVDRPICGFTPGRRHRNQAFKDELSRRLEERGGPIDPDMPAAANPLILSLPSLPSCELTDPHDDITLPRLIEALKNRQRVKQMLIEDCSKTANMIKSVLQELDTGLISKDNFIQEQNGKLLEKDRIIQGNKAEIERLEKKSKMQEHKIDILQKTTKIFEDDKRSLQHELGTREQRLQRELSEKRRMEQRLHGVISDTQFKWEKECERRVNALQLEMQNKLWVKDEKLKQLKAIVTESKTPGRPEPPPRQTQPQPQPQPLPQHQPRSQRPSKEDRLPPKRSASPSPVPSFHFTLQCPVDSPHVSPKPESQSGSAASDEEDEMNPRPVCPVPSRSTFLSVARSAREEQAAQDSMQDYSSPSTPTRTLTRPQASTGTSVSLARRRAVCLSRVDERDCFPSPSFHVDLIERSYRTTTPVRPLHRRSRSAGGEKWVDHKPSSSMDLGTVLQPVIPNAIQVSAPSEKALSKCDRYVLTHQEVASDGEIQTKLIKGEVIKTRGGGQAVQFTDIETLKQELTTVPRRRKP
- the kif23 gene encoding kinesin-like protein KIF23 isoform X2 translates to MTRHLKGKTPRRPPPKKPSSNQTDPVGVYCRVRPLGAEDEECCIEVISSTTIQMHTPEGFKTNRNGEYKETQYSFKKVFGVSVSQMELFEHVAKPLVDDLIHGKNGLLFTYGVTGSGKTFTMTGSPGQGGLLPRSLDMIFNSIGPYQAKRYVFKTDEKNGMEIQTEVDALLERQRRDNNFSVPKTPSTRLKADPEIADMIKPEEASKLDGVDDDSSYSIFVSYVEIYNNYIYDLLEETQEDAIKPKWNGGGTPVRQNTELIPPQSKILREDQNHIMYVAGCLEVEVKSAEEAFQVFWRGQKKRKVANTRLNRESSRSHSVFIIKLAQAPLDADGDNVLQDKNQISVSQLCLVDLAGSERTGRTGAEGTRIREAGNINQSLLNLRTCIEILRENQMCGTNKMVPYRDSKITHLFKNYFDGEGKVRMVVCVNPKTDDYEETLLVMRFAEMTQEVEVARPVDRPICGFTPGRRHRNQAFKDELSRRLEERGGPIDPDMPAAANPLILSLPSLPSCELTDPHDDITLPRLIEALKNRQRVKQMLIEDCSKTANMIKSVLQELDTGLISKDNFIQEQNGKLLEKDRIIQGNKAEIERLEKKSKMQEHKIDILQKTTKIFEDDKRSLQHELGTREQRLQRELSEKRRMEQRLHGVISDTQFKWEKECERRVNALQLEMQNKLWVKDEKLKQLKAIVTESKTPGRPEPPPRQTQPQPQPQPLPQHQPRSQRPSKEDRLPPKRSASPSPVPCPVDSPHVSPKPESQSGSAASDEEDEMNPRPVCPVPSRSTFLSVARSAREEQAAQDSMQDYSSPSTPTRTLTRPQASTGTSVSLARRRAVCLSRVDERDCFPSPSFHVDLIERSYRTTTPVRPLHRRSRSAGGEKWVDHKPSSSMDLGTVLQPVIPNAIQVSAPSEKALSKCDRYVLTHQEVASDGEIQTKLIKGEVIKTRGGGQAVQFTDIETLKQELTTVPRRKRKSSEGMSASGDGALTDVETRCSVAVEMRAGSNMGPGYEHHAVTKRRKP